One genomic window of Apium graveolens cultivar Ventura unplaced genomic scaffold, ASM990537v1 ctg7114, whole genome shotgun sequence includes the following:
- the LOC141703857 gene encoding uncharacterized protein LOC141703857, translating to MDRSWLKADRRTKQFKKGVEDLLLCAFENGFSENKICCPCIKCAHSKHWHARKVRDHLFLNGIDQTYKCWIWHGECNTEGGEPTTKGTGSSESVDQILVGRNDDVSLDSSEMFNHIQSEYEPLYPGCEGYTKMKALVKFYNLKAKYEISDTCFSEMLLLVGSMLPQGNTFPSSFSEAKKSLCALGMEYEKIHVCLNDCLLYRGERDEDETKCRICQASRWKLNKNGDELEGIPAKVLWYFPLIPRLRNLFNSPQTSKDLTWHDRERLKDGKLRHPADAQTWKEVDARWPDFSSDPRNLRLALSSDGFNPFRSCNLDYSCWPVLMSIYNLPPWLCMKRKYIMLCLLISGPTQPGNDIDVFLQPLIDDLKKLWHGKQVYDAYKNEQFLLRGILLWTISDYPAYGNLSGNIIKGYNGCPICVDQTKATRLVNYRKCVVMRHRRWLPPHHPYRRKKQDFDNTVEKEIAPVPLTGEEVLERVQHLKGHVYGKTQRQPRLKKGDARPVWKKVSIFFELEYWKFLPVRHVLDVMHIEKNICESLLGTMLNIPKKTKDKESVRIDMAEMGIRTELRPKTPGIKEKLPLASWNLTHSEKKVVCSSFLGMKLPDGFCSNIQNLVSMENLRLTGMKSHDCHTILHHLLPIAIRSSLQKQVRKTIIKFCLFFKAICSKVIEVDKLEKMQSQLVETLCQLEKYFPPSLFDLMFHISVHLVREVELCGPIFLRWMYPFERYMKTFKGYIRNRARAEGCIAEAYIAEEAVECLVDNEEVTIGVPKKGRHTKDSICKPLSGATFITPSCTDLHVAHLCVLQNTTAVRPYIE from the coding sequence atGGACAGGTCTTGGTTAAAGGCAGATAGAAGAACAAAACAATTCAAAAAAGGAGTCGAGGATTTGTTGTTGTGTGCATTTGAGAACGGATTTAGTGAAAATAAAATTTGTTGTCCATGTATAAAATGCGCACATAGTAAACATTGGCATGCTCGAAAAGTAAGGGACCATCTTTTTCTCAATGGTATCGATCAAACGTACAAGTGTTGGATTTGGCACGGAGAGTGCAATACAGAAGGAGGTGAGCCTACCACTAAAGGGACGGGCAGTTCAGAATCGGTAGATCAAATCCTAGTCGGTAGAAATGATGATGTATCCCTGGACTCCTCGGAAATGTTTAACCATATTCAATCTGAATATGAACCTCTTTATCCAGGATGTGAAGGATACACTAAGATGAAGGCTTTGGTAAAGTTTTATAACTTGAAAGCAAAATATGAAATATCTGATACTTGCTTCTCTGAAATGCTACTTTTGGTCGGGTCTATGCTTCCACAAGGCAACACATTTCCTTCTTCATTCAGTGAAGCTAAAAAAAGCTTGTGTGCCTTGGGAATGGAGTATGAAAAAATACACGTATGTCTGAATGATTGTTTACTATACCGTGGAGAGAGAGATGAAGATGAGACGAAGTGCCGCATTTGTCAGGCCTCTCGATGGAAGTTAAACAAAAACGGAGATGAATTGGAAGGGATTCCTGCCAAGGTTTTATGGTATTTTCCATTAATACCACGTCTGAGGAATTTGTTCAACTCACCTCAAACATCTAAGGACTTGACTTGGCATGACAGGGAAAGGTTAAAGGATGGTAAATTGAGACACCCTGCTGATGCACAAACATGGAAGGAAGTCGATGCAAGGTGGCCAGACTTTTCTTCAGATCCTAGAAACTTACGGTTAGCTCTATCTTCTGATGGATTCAATCCTTTTCGTAGCTGTAATCTTGATTACTCATGTTGGCCTGTTTTGATGTCAATTTATAATCTTCCACCATGGCTTTGTATGAAACGGAAGTATATAATGCTATGCTTGTTGATATCTGGACCAACTCAACCCGGAAATGATATTGATGTGTTTCTTCAACCACTTATAGATGATTTAAAAAAGTTGTGGCATGGGAAACAAGTGTACGATGCTTACAAGAATGAGCAGTTTTTGCTAAGAGGCATCTTGTTATGGACTATTAGTGATTATCCAGCCTATGGTAACTTGTCGGGAAATATAATCAAAGGGTATAATGGTTGTCCTATCTGTGTTGATCAAACAAAAGCTACAAGGCTTGTCAATTATCGTAAGTGTGTGGTCATGAGGCATCGAAGGTGGTTGCCCCCTCATCATCCTTATCGTCGGAAGAAACAAGATTTTGATAACACCGTAGAAAAAGAAATAGCTCCAGTTCCATTAACCGGAGAGGAGGTACTTGAAAGAGTGCAACATTTAAAGGGACATGTCTATGGTAAAACACAACGCCAACCACGATTGAAGAAAGGTGATGCTCGACCTGTATGGAAGAAGGTTTCTATATTTTTTGAACTTGAGTATTGGAAATTTTTGCCGGTTCGACATGTTCTCGATGTGATGCACATCGAGAAAAATATTTGTGAATCTTTACTCGGTACGATGCTTAATATACCAAAAAAGACGAAAGACAAGGAATCTGTGCGCATTGACATGGCTGAAATGGGGATTAGAACAGAACTAAGGCCAAAAACTCCGGGGATAAAGGAGAAGTTACCATTGGCATCTTGGAATCTAACCCATTCTGAAAAAAAGGTTGTTTGCTCATCCTTCCTTGGCATGAAGTTGCCTGATGGTTTTTGTTCtaatattcagaacctggtttcAATGGAAAATCTTCGTCTTACCGGAATGAAATCTCACGACTGCCATACGATTTTGCATCACTTGCTCCCAATTGCGATTCGCTCGTCACTACAAAAACAGGTCAGGAAAACTATTATCAAGTTTTGTCTATTTTTCAAAGCGATTTGTAGTAAAGTTATTGAGGTTGATAAACTGGAGAAAATGCAATCGCAACTGGTAGAAACTCTTTGTCAGCTTGAAAAATACTTTCCTCCCTCGTTGTTTGATTTAATGTTTCATATCTCGGTTCATCTTGTAAGAGAAGTCGAGCTTTGTGGACCAATTTTCCTTAGGTGGATGTATCCTTTTGAGAGATACATGAAGACATTCAAGGGATATATAAGGAATCGAGCTCGTGCAGAAGGTTGCATCGCTGAGGCCTATATTGCAGAAGAGGCAGTTGAATGTTTGGTGGATAATGAAGAAGTGACAATTGGGGTACCAAAAAAAGGTAGGCATACCAAGGATTCTATTTGCAAGCCATTATCCGGTGCAACATTTATAACCCCGAGCTGTACTGATTTGCACGTAGCACATTTATGTGTTCTACAAAATACCACTGCTGTTAGGCCATATATTGAGTAA